The Triticum dicoccoides isolate Atlit2015 ecotype Zavitan chromosome 6A, WEW_v2.0, whole genome shotgun sequence genome has a window encoding:
- the LOC119315339 gene encoding uncharacterized protein LOC119315339, translating to MASHVAATLPPLLPTPARCLLLTPPPAVYTARVELDTKKQQPGRASMSRSWIRDKIDLPGRASRSSSWATDKTLRRAESLNGGVERLGRVETPRENWKRPASRAPSVDRCDKKPRPPAEMVAASQASISAGPAPSAGRFGKKTKPVTEMELDSVVTSFACPSPSIDLSEKAEPTTEMVADSVATLFAGPVASEKKATPRTVVEASPFAGLAPLMDRPDKKPKALAKMEVDSEASLFAGPTFMVSPDPSELPMPTFIMSPDPSELPIPTFLYKHKVAKVLASLVAPMLVDQ from the coding sequence ATGGCTAGCCATGTCGCTGCGACCTTGCCGCCGCTGTTGCCTACCCCGGCGCGCTGCCTCCTCCTGACGCCTCCTCCGGCGGTGTACACGGCTCGTGTGGAGCTGGACACCAAGAAGCAGCAGCCTGGACGTGCCTCGATGAGCAGAAGCTGGATCAGAGACAAGATCGACCTTCCCGGACGTGCTTCCCGGAGCTCCAGCTGGGCCACTGACAAGACGCTCCGCCGTGCCGAGAGTTTGAACGGCGGCGTCGAGCGCCTCGGCCGCGTGGAGACGCCGAGAGAGAACTGGAAGAGGCCGGCGAGCCGCGCGCCATCCGTCGACCGGTGCGACAAGAAGCCGAGGCCTCCGGCTGAGATGGTGGCAGCTTCGCAGGCATCAATCTCCGCCGGCCCCGCCCCGTCGGCCGGCCGGTTCGGGAAGAAGACAAAGCCTGTGACTGAGATGGAGCTAGACTCGGTGGTGACATCCTTCGCTTGCCCTTCTCCGTCGATCGACCTTTCGGAGAAGGCAGAGCCTACGACTGAGATGGTGGCAGACTCGGTGGCGACACTCTTCGCTGGCCCTGTggcgtcggagaagaaggcgacaccTCGTACCGTGGTGGAGGCATCACCCTTCGCTGGCCTCGCTCCGTTGATGGACCGGCCCGACAAGAAGCCAAAGGCTCTGGCTaagatggaggtggactcggaggcATCCTTGTTCGCTGGCCCGACATTCATGGTGTCGCCGGACCCGAGCGAGCTGCCTATGCCGACCTTCATCATGTCGCCGGATCCGAGCGAGCTGCCCATTCCAACCTTCCTCTATAAGCACAAGGTCGCTAAAGTGTTAGCTAGCTTAGTCGCTCCGATGCTCGTTGATCAGTAA